From a region of the Castanea sativa cultivar Marrone di Chiusa Pesio chromosome 10, ASM4071231v1 genome:
- the LOC142612584 gene encoding uncharacterized protein LOC142612584, translating to MEMLCIQKDTSLEGIEDKSATTELSPVGDIFGEPLEPPRIGEQYQAEIPSLIAECDRLQLINELADSEVVASLQMSFPLGLPIPLMWENCQFENFNRTAECENRKNIQITSNNEDSKLDMESLATVLGNDKFVEKLSVLQTTVKSDCMDQEERGLCPLPGSFGESWRDIECDSFLLSLYIFGKNLILVKRFVESKKMEDILSFYYGKFYRSDRYHRWSECQKLRSKRYICGQKIFTGWRQQELLSRMFSHVSEECQNKLLEVSRTFEEEKISFEEYIFTLKNTVGIKIFIEAVGIGKGKQDLTGKAMEPIKTNRVFSSRPEIPIGKACSSLSTSDIIKFLKGDFRLSKARSSDLFWEAVWPRLLAKGWHSEQPDDLGVCGLKPSLVFLIPGVKKFSRRRLVKGNHYFDSVSDVLYKVASDPGLLEVEIEVAESSGHNEDKWEPTGKQDFDGLSNKQCHCYLQPRNSNCNRDLLKFTIVDTSMIHGIEQPNVRELRSLPVQTNSLSPASSPSSETEQDTSEESENEAEEINTSNPAADMIERETSVDSSDRASVLDTRDPTIAVMQNHESSNTILFNENHQGKSMNYHFSQKINSSCSENLAPAQKQQDFNVYNYGESNHSIENISAERIQNDDQSHCQSTLPCAFPEMAFLMGPQNLSSDSSLAKSSPEGSNAVSVTENFLGREESPGNPQPRTLIDLNFPHVSPDIGTQEPFTMDMVQNIDNSSANKSASLLKTSQQPEPSNISDDGTSTEQQPTMNSQRQSTSLLKTSQQPEPSNISDDGTSTEQQPTMNSQRQSMRSRALTTKAWEALEYGFFDTKKKRKRGEASQNNSMSRPSRQVRGRTALSSTLDDSAGNGILETRIEENMVEVCSSKVNVIDDFQV from the exons ATGGAG ATGCTATGTATTCAGAAGGACACTAGTTTGGAAGGCATTGAAGACAAATCTGCTACGACAGAGTTATCACCTGTAGGTGATATTTTTGGAGAGCCACTTGAGCCTCCTCGCATTGGAGAACAGTATCAGGCAGAGATCCCCTCACTAATTGCAGAGTGTGATCGGTTGCAACTTATAAATGAACTGGCTGATTCAGAAGTTGTGGCGAGTCTGCAAATGTCTTTTCCATTAGGACTACCCATTCCACTTATGTGGGAAAATTGTCAATTTGAAAACTTCAATAGAACTGCAGAATGtgaaaacagaaaaaatatCCAGATTACTTCAAACAATGAAGATTCAAAACTGGACATGGAATCTCTGGCTACAGTTTTGGGCAACGATAAATTTGTGGAAAAACTTTCAGTTCTTCAAACAACAGTTAAAAGTGATTGCATGGATCAGGAAGAGAGAGGTTTGTGTCCTCTTCCTGGCTCTTTTGGTGAATCTTGGAGGGATATTGAATGTGACAGTTTTCTCCTCAGTCTATATATCTTTGGGAAGAATCTTATCCTTGTTAAGAGATTTGTTGAGAGTAAAAAGATGGAAGATATATTGTCTTTCTATTATGGAAAGTTTTATAGGTCTGATAGATATCACAGGTGGTCCGAATGCCAAAAGTTAAGAAGTAAACGATATATATGTGGGCAAAAGATATTTACAGGTTGGAGGCAACAGGAACTATTATCACGAATGTTCTCCCATGTGTCAGAGGAATGTCAAAATAAATTGCTGGAG GTTTCTAGGActtttgaagaggaaaaaatttcatttgaagAATATATATTCACTTTAAAGAATACTGTTGGTATCAAGATTTTTATAGAAGCAGTGGGTATTGGCAAAGGGAAGCAGGACCTCACTGGCAAAGCTATGGAGCCAATAAAGACCAATCGTGTTTTCTCTTCGCGTCCTGAGATACCAATTGGCAAAGCTTGCTCCTCTCTTTCAACTTCAGACATAATCAAGTTTCTAAAAGGAGATTTCAGGTTGAGTAAAGCCCGATCCAGTGATCTCTTTTGGGAAGCTGTTTGGCCCCGTCTTTTAGCAAAAGGATGGCACTCTGAGCAGCCTGATGATCTTGGTGTTTGTGGTTTGAAGCCTTCTTTGGTGTTTCTTATTCCCGGCGTTAAGAAGTTTTCCAGAAGAAGACTTGTGAAAGGTAATCACTACTTTGATTCTGTTAGTGATGTATTGTACAAAGTGGCATCAGACCCTGGGCTTCTTGAGGTTGAAATTGAAGTAGCTGAAAGCAGTGGGCACAACGAAGACAAATGGGAACCAACTGGAAAACAGGATTTTGATGGTTTGTCAAATAAACAGTGCCATTGTTACCTCCAGCCACGAAATTCAAACTGCAATCGAGATCTCTTGAAGTTTACTATTGTGGATACCAGTATGATTCATGGAATAGAACAGCCTAACGTTAGAGAGCTGAGAAGTTTACCTGTTCAAACTAATAGTTTATCTCCCGCCTCGAGTCCTTCCAGTGAAACTGAACAAGATACATCAGAAGAGTCAGAGAATGAAGCAGAAGAAATTAATACCTCAAACCCGGCAGCAGATATGATTGAGAGGGAAACATCTGTTGACTCATCAGATCGTGCTAGTGTGCTTGATACCCGTGATCCGACCATTGCAGTAATGCAAAATCATGAAAGTTCAAACACAATTCTGTTTAATGAGAATCACCAGGGGAAGTCTATGAATTATCACTTCAGCCAGAAGATTAATTCTAGCTGTTCAGAAAATTTAGCCCCCGCCCAGAAACAGCAGGACTTTAATGTTTATAACTATGGAGAATCAAACCATAGCATTGAAAATATCTCTGCAGAAAGGATACAAAATGACGATCAGTCCCATTGCCAGTCAACTTTGCCTTGTGCATTTCCTGAGATGGCTTTTCTAATGGGTCCACAAAATTTATCATCCGACAGTTCTCTGGCCAAAAGCAGTCCAGAAGGGAGCAATGCAGTGAGCGTCACTGAGAATTTCTTAGGTAGAGAAGAGTCTCCAGGAAATCCTCAACCTCGGACATTAATTGACTTGAACTTTCCTCATGTTTCACCAGATATAGGAACTCAAGAACCCTTCACCATGGACATGGTGCAAAATATTGACAACTCAAGTGCAAATAAGTCAGCGTCTCTATTGAAAACAAGTCAGCAGCCTGAGCCATCAAACATATCTGATGATGGGACTAGTACGGAACAACAGCCTACCATGAACAGCCAGAGGCAGAGTACGTCTCTATTGAAAACAAGTCAGCAGCCTGAGCCATCAAACATATCTGATGATGGGACTAGTACGGAACAACAGCCTACCATGAACAGCCAGAGGCAGAGTATGAGGAGCCGAGCATTGACCACAAAAGCATGGGAAGCTCTTGAATATGGTTTCTTCGatacaaagaagaagagaaagcgTGGGGAAGCTTCACAAAATAACTCAATGTCAAGGCCTTCCCGACAAGTCCGTGGCAGGACTGCTCTTAGTTCAACTTTGGATGATAGTGCTGGTAATGGCATTCTAGAGACCAGGATAGAGGAGAATATGGTTGAGGTGTGCAGTAGTAAAGTCAATGTGATTGATGATTTTCAGGTTTAA